AACGCGAAATCTCTAAAGCTTCACAGTCCCAATTTCAAGCGTTTTTTCGCGTACATTCTAAGTGCACAAACCAGTACCACGAAGCAAACTAGTCGGCGCATTATGACAAGCATAACATGTAAGCATGTATTGTTGACAAACAAAAGCAGCCCCCAGCAGAAACGTGAATGAAACCTGAGAGAGACCGCGACGTCCTGCACTATTAACTGCGACTTGTGCACGGTGTTACAGCAGGCATTGAATTGAGCAAACAACGAACCATACTCGTAATGAGAGACGCAGAACTTACTTCGCTAAATGCATTCAAAAACGTCGGCCTGAACTTCTTATTTCCGGTTCTACACGACCACGTATTTCGTCGCAACTCGTTGCGCTTAAGGGACAGTACGATAAAAAGCTTTTGGCCATCACTACACTTGTTCTGGTAGCACAAGGCGCAACGACCACTCATGGCAGCGAACAGCGATGTCACTCTTGGATTAAAGGTATTTCACAGCACAGCGTGCACAGAAGGACAAGTTCGTATCCGTCAAATCAAATGCGTTGCACCCCAAGGAGTCCATGCCTCCAGAGCAAAGATGGCAGTCGCGAGCGATTGTAAACAAACGAACACTGTGAGCGGTCCCACGTGACGCCATCTGACTAATACTGAGGCAGTCGCGGCCTCTGAGAGgctggaggaggaggaaaagagaGGAGGTGCGTGAATAACCCCACACGTGCCTACTTTACGAAGATTTAGGGGCTTTAATAGCACTTCCTCTCGGCGTGCTTCCTTTGTCTTTCGCCAGACATCACTCAGTGCGCGTTAATACCGCGACCCACTATCAGGTGACGCTCGATTCACTCTCGGAACGCGTGCTAGTTCGGTAGGAGACCACTAGGTAGCCGCTGCTATATATAGTGCTCGCTCTCGGCGCGCTTCCTTTGTCTTTCGCCAGACATCACTCAGTGAGCGTCGATACCGCTATCCACTATCAGACGACATTGGCACCACTCTCGGTGCGTACTCGAGTTTGGTCGGAGACCACTAGGTCACCACGCTTTTATACGCCGCTCGCTCTCGGCGTGCTTCCTTTCTTTTTAGCCGGACATCACTGAGTGCGCGTCGATACTGCTATCCACTATCAGGCGATGCTCGCTCCACTCTCGGCGCGCGCACTAGTTTCGCATGAGACCACTAGGCGGCCGCGCCTATATATACCGCTCGCTCTCTACGCGCTTGCTTTCTTTTTCGTCGTACGTCACTCGGTGCCAAGGAGAATACATAAAACTCTCCTCCTCGATCGGTGCGCACCGACACCGCTGCCCACTATCAGGCGACGCTCGCTCCACTCTCGGCAtgtgctctagtttggtaggagaccgctAGGTGGCCGCACTTACATATAGCTCTCGCTCTCGGAGCGATTCCTTTTTTTTAAAGGCGAacctccttacgccgtgggttgTATGCCCACGTCGTCATAGTAACCAGTTGCTTTGCGTTGCAtgccaataaaaacggtgtcacagcatacccacagagtgaattatgatgagagGGGTGAagtgtccatgcatccgtccgtgcgtctgttcactTCGCCCAACTCGTCATCTTTCACCTCGTGtaaatgctgtgattttttcgccGGGCATCACTCAGTGCGCGTCGATACCTACAAGGGACACCACAGAAGCCAAAGTGGCGGCGCGAAGGGCTAGCAATTCACGGTTTACCGGACTTAACTTCTGGAACGAGCTCCTtgatcatcattcatttcgtgaATATGCGGGAACTTCATGTAGCTTTCCCTTTTTATTTTTCCGCATTTACTGTGCCAGAAGGTAGTTTTCCAAGCCTGGTTTTCTGCCGTAGTGTGCCAAAATGAAGGGATAAAAAAAGATTGTTCCTTCAATCGATCGCCCAGATACTTGGCTTGAATGCGCAAGTGAGCAGTTTCCGGAGTGTTCTGCTAGAAAACTGCGCATATTGTTCATTCGGTCACCGACGTTTCTCCGCCTCTTCTCATATCATGCATACGGGCAAATAAAGTGCTTTTTGAAATCTTGCTTTTCATTTCCGTCTTGTAATTTTTTCCCTCGAGCAAATGAAGTGCGGTACAGTTTGGCTGATGCATGATGAAAGGGCTGATTTTGAAGGTGCGCTATGTATGTTTTTAACATCACATAACAAACTTCAGTATGAATACTTTCTGGTTTATTTGGCCTGTATGACGACGTCGTGGTTCCTTGTATTTAGTTGTTTACCAATTCTGTAAATGAATTTGTATGCTACTTTAAATATTATTCCTATAAAAAATGTGATTCACATTAGGCCCTTTGTGATTGCTGCAAAATGGGGGTGAATAATTTGAAAAGAAGTATTGGTGACAACGCTAATGTTTGCCACGTTAATACCCTTAGATTAATGTGAAGTAAACTCGTAGTTTCAATCCGCAAAATACTTCAGCCTTTGAAAGTTGCATCAAAGCTGCATACAGAATGTTGGAACGATTTCTGCGGTGTGCATGCAGGTGGACCTGTACCAGTTACAATCAAGAAAGCGGATGCTCCAAGTCATGAACATCACCTTAGGAATGTCACCTCTCTCCACCAACCACAATCCGCAACGTGGATTTCTATTTCCGCTCTGTACCTCTCTTCACCGCTTGCTGCGCCATCAGCGCGTGCTGCTCCTGGCGCCTGAGGTCCAGTTCTACTACGATGTGTCTCTCCTTTGGGCGCAGTTTGAACGCTTTCCCGCTGAAGCCGTGTTTGGCCTGGCACGGGAGCAAAGCCCCAGGTAGAGTGTACGCAACCGGAGACGCATGTGATGTGTTTATACCATCCTGCAATTACGTCCTCAGACTCTACAAAATCCTAGAGGCAATAACCTATGAAAAATCTATTACTGTAGGAAAATGTGCAGTAATGGTAGGCCGTTATGAAAGGGActtcctttttcattttttcgcACCTAGCCCGGAGCGTGTTTCTGACCCGAATGAACTAATAATGGCGGTGTGGCTACGCGAGATGCCCTAATCAAGAGTGGCCATGCGCCTCTCCTAACCCCGCGCACACCTAACGTGAATCTATTAGTTTAGACGGTTATAATGATTGCGACAGCACTCAGATATCTCATACAAACTACGCGCTCCGCCAGTTCGTTCAGACCCAACTTTAACTCACACGCCATGGTTTCATGCCTTTTCACCTGCGTTCTGGAGCTACTGTAGAGTGGTGGTGAAAATTTTGCGGACCATGGGAGTGCGTGTCAAACAGTGCCGCAGCGCCTTCTGACGGCTCGTTGCGAAGCTGAAAAACGCACACAGCGCATGCGCGCCCTTTTTTAACCACCAGCCGGCTCGTTCGCTACCTTCAGCGTGCGCACCGGAACGCTAGAAGAAGCGCAAGGTGTCACTCCGGCTTTCACCACGAGAACCTTCTTACAAAAAATTGATTTTAGAAAAACCTACGCTCTAGTCATGTTTTTGACAGAGTGGAGCGTTGGTATTACTACCCGTGAAACACAGGCATAGAAAatggcatttatttatttatttttatttatttgaatactttccatgcccgaaggctttacagaaaggggtgggggttatacaacaaaaagtaagcgaaatgttacaattgctgcaaaatggagagtttgaagtttgcagggtcgATGAGGAATACGATGGCAGCGGAAAGGCAGTTCCAGTCTTTGCTTGTTCTGGGAATGAAGGAATCACTGTAGTGGTTTCGGTAGCGAAGGCATTCTGTTCCTGAATCACGCTTTTTTCGGCGGCGCTGGTATACACGTCCAAaacgaatgacatttgacttgatgatgtcgatcgcagCACTTTCCTCGTGAGCGTTGGGTGAGTAGCAATAATAAAATAAACAAGcctttacaagcttcatacacatcagataatgAATAAATGTATAAATAAGCATATCACTCTGCCGTTAGATTTCGTTTGTTATTTTCTTTCACGACGTTGCAAGCGACCATGTAGCAACTTACGCCAAAGCTAGTCAGATCCGCAGCGTAAAAAGAAAATGGTGCCCGTCGCATTTATTTTAGAGCGTCTACCAGCTGAAGATAAGTTTTTAGCCCTTGTTTAAGTGACTAGTAAAAATAAAATACGCGAAAAGTTTCCTTCCCGACGAATCAAATGTCATTTTACACAATTACTTCATCAGCTGTGCCGTCGAGAGTGCGCATTTCTCAGTCGAATGAGTTCTGGCGATCGCATTAGGGGTCGAATGGCATTTGGGCGAATGCCATTTCGTTCACACGTGTGGTACCGCACGAATGACCTTCAATCTGGTGGCATTAAgaggtaaatgccattttctctgcccgtgtggcacaaGTATAAGACGCACAACGCGGTGCGCACCGAGCACTGTCAGTACAAATAACCTGTTTTAGTGGTGATATCGTCGCTTATGGTGTTTTTCACTGGGAGATTCAGAGCGACCGCCGAAATCCCGGAGCGAGCACTCGGATCGCACGAAGCCACCTCTGCCAGTGAAACACGAGAATGCTCCGTGAGAGGTGCCCCGGAAGTTGATTATGCATACGTCACGCAAACCGGTTCCGGAAACAGTTTATTTTTCCGCTCTCTTCGTTTCCTTGGCAACTTTGGCCGCCACTGCAGGGCGCGCATTTCGACCACGCAGTTAAAGCTTTGTAGAACACTTTAACGCAGTCGCGAACAGCAGTTGTGTAGCAAGTATGGACGAGCACGCGGAATTGACACCGGCTGTGCGTCGGCTGTTGCTGGGCGTTTTCAGAAACAGCGGCAACGATCTGAACGGTAAGTGCGACGTACTTGACGCTGATAATAAACTCTGCACGGAATGCTAACTTTGATAGCTCCGCATGAAGACTGGTCAGATAATTGTAAAGCATGCGGGTACACGTGGTAACGGCCGCAATCGGCGCTCGCAAAAATACGGCATGTTGTGagcaggctttttttttaatcagagcAGTTGCTTACCCAACACCTTACAGTCCTACTATTTAGAATATCACCAGCGCCGGAATTTTCGCAGCGCTCACCAAGCTGCTGTATTACCTTTAATAAAAATGCATGGCGATCTCTGTATTCGCGCATGAATAcatgcatgaaaaatttactagagAAGTAACGTTTTCTTGGTGATTCTTGACCTCTACTCTTTTGGTGTTAACCCGcaaatgtcttttctttttctctatttgaAGGTGCTACACAGTGTGACGCCACCGACGCTTTGTCACATACACAGGGCGCATTTTTAGGAAATGGTAAATTGGTCTACATGTGTCTCTGTAGAAAtagttttgtatacagtcgtctaTATATGTAGAGGACAATGCCTTGACGAGCAACGTGTAAGGACTACTTGAAGAAAATTGTGTACCTGCTTAAAATTAACACATATTAACATACTACAATGCTTTTCAATTATCAAACACAGATTCTGCAGCGTCTACTGGTGCGTCACCAAGTCGGGCTTGTCAGCCAGGGACTCCTGCACGTGGTAAGCATGCATACACAAACATGCTAGTGGCATTAGGATGAAGATAGGTCCAGCAGATTGCAAACCCTCTCAAAAAAACCACGAATTACGCAAAACCATTTAATGGCTTCTTGCTCACGCTTCTCAATATTGGGTGCTTAAATAATAAAATTGAATTCAACGAATAGTCAGCTGCACGAAGAGGCCCCATATTTATTATGCAGTGTTTTCAAATTTACTCTCTAAGAAAATTATGCTGTGAATAAGTTATGTATAGTAATATTATGAATTTGCATGATTGTCTGTTCTGATATGCAAAGCGATCCCCACAGCACCCAATATTTGCTGTGCCAAAACAGTGTGACAGTACTAATGCTTTACAGTAAGTGTTCTATGGCTCAGAGAGCATATAGCTTCGTGCCCTGTATCAAAAAAGTCTATTAATGCCAGTTTATATGTATTTTATGTGTGTATAATGCATATTTCAGCTGCAGGGTGTGAGTGGACGAGTGGCGAGACGAAGCTGCTGCTGGACCTCTACGCCTCATATTTCCCTCAAGTTGGCCCTCTGAAAAAATTTCGCAACAAAAAGGCCATGtttgaaaaaattgcaacagacATTAATAATAAACTGGGTGTAATGAGAACTGGTGAGCAGTGCTGCTCTCGGTACAAAACCgtactgaaaagaaaaaatgtggcagcTGGGAAAAATAATACGTCTGGCTGTTCCCCACAAGAAGTCCCCTACGAGGCCGAGCTTGAAAAAATCAAGTGGCTGGACGACAGCTTGGAACCAGAAGTGGTACGCGACGCAAGTGGAGTGGTATCAAAAAAGACATGTCCACAGTCATCCACCGAGTCTGTTCCACTTGCTGGTTCAAGCTCGTCAACGTCACACTCTCCATCCAGCTCCGTTGGGCAGGACGACACTCCTGATTCAAAAAGAAAACGCCCGAATTCAGCACGCGAGCTCCACCTGCAAACCTTCTTTGAAAAAATGAAGGAGTTAGATGAACGGCGAGCAGAGCGAAAGGCTGAAAGAGACAGCAAGAGGGAAGAGCGACGACTTGCTAAAACACAGCGACGAGAAGAAATGCACAAAGAAAAGATGAATCTTCTCCGTGAAATTTTCAACTTgaagaaaaatgaataaaatgtgAAAAGCATGTTTATTGTAAGCATTGTACACATGTGCACGTTGGCAGGCGCATTGATAACAGATTGACAATGTTTGTTGTTGAGGTGAAATAAGGGTTCCAGGGCCCTTTTACAAGACAAAGTTGCAATGATCATTATAATTTCACGCCGTTTTGATGGTAAGAAAAGCTGAACAAAGACTAAGAAATGCAGAACGTTTGTCCATGCAAATTTTCATCAGGCAAATGAAATGTTAATGCACAAGCAATAACCAAATTGCATGACAAAGAAGCCATTTCTCACAGCAGCAGTCACCATgcctaaaggacccctgacaaatTTTTGTTTTGACTTGAATGCTTTAATTAAGAGCATTGTGTCCGGTAGTCCCCAAACTTTGATCATAAATATTGCAATGTACTGTGTAATTAATGCAAGAATGGCTCCTTGTGACTAATTTTGGCATCACTGTAAAACTACTACTGGAATCACAAAAAATTACACAGCGAACAATCTCAGGAGTCATAAGACTATGTAGACTCGGGCTTTTGTGACGTTCAGAGCGCACTTTTTGAATTTGGGCACCATGCGTGGGAAACAATGAGTCGGGATGGGTGTTCATTACGAATATTCCTCGAAGCGACAGGTTTAACTGACAAGCATAGTGCCCCAACTGCAAGACAAACAACACAAACATTTCAAGCTCGTAATTTTGGTGACATTGTTCCATTAACACAAATGCTCCTCAGTGTAGCCTGCACTAGCTTGGACTTATGCCAATGTCACTACATGTTTCTCAGAATGTTTGTGGTGGCTGACGAGAGCTGGAGCCCAGCTATGTTTGGCCGGTTGACTTTGTCACTTTCTCGTGTCTCACCAGCACGAAGAGTGCAGTTACTATCAATATCACCAGCTATCTTCAGCTGCAGTAGCCATACCGACCAACACGCTGCGGCGTTAGCACTAGTCAGCAATAAGCATGCTGATGGCTTCGCATAGGAAACAATTACACTGATCCAGTCAGATTCCTGCAAACATCTTGGGTTGACTCACGCTATGTGGAAGCTGCTACGTGTCACAAagctaagaaacaaaaaaatcaggcTGCGCCCTAGCAAGATGAGTCACTACAACACAGTGCGGCATGCATTTTAGCTGGTTAGTACAGTGTTTCCTGTAGAAAACAGTGCTAAAGGATGGGACAAAGCAGGGACACAACCATGGCAGAGACACAACCATGGCACTGACTAACAGCCAAATGTGTCTTATTCTTCCAGTCTAGGTATATACACTCCACCACTAATCTGAAGGgtgagaaaaagcaaaaaaaagacacacacaaatGTTGGCTGACTCAGGAGGAAAGAAATGCTCAATAAGACAGGAGAGGTAACTCCTTCAGAGAGAGGGAAATATAAGGGAAACTGATGCATGTTTCGCCGCCGTTGTAAATTATACGCTTCAGAAATGAGGGGCATGCATTTATCatgattctatttttttttgtttccttgagaTTGTGGTAAAGTATATATACGCGGATTAGAAGAATAAAACGAATTTGCTTGTTAGTCAGCGCCGTAGTTTGTGTCCTTGCTTCGTCCCGTCTTTTAGTGTTATTTTCTGCTAGAAATCTCTACAACAcgaaacaaaatttacaacaccTTAACGTTTCTTGTTTTGTGTACACGTAGGCAGTCCTAACTTTAAATCAAATGCGCATCGCTTGCATTAAGCGCTCACGCTTCTCCTCGCCTTGGCGACGCAGTGCATCTTCAGTTGATGCAAGCGGGCCATTGTTGGGGGGAACATCATCCGGTTGTGCCTCCCATTCCCACGGTGCATGTTCATCATCGATGTACGGCGGCACATCCACATCACCACAATTAATGCACATATTGTGCAAAACACAACAAGCTATAATGAACTTGTTCATTTTGTCTACAAACAGAAAGTCCAGGTGCAGCAGCTGGCGGAACCTGGCCTTGAGGTCTCCAAAGGCATTCTCAATCTTCACTCTCGTTGCCGAAAAGTGATAATTGAAGGCGCGCTGCCTCGCGTCAAGGTGACCATAATTCCTGAATGGGGTTATGAGGTAATCTCGAAGCGGGTAGGCAGCGTCCCCGAGAACGTGGTACTTCCCGGAACAGCACACATGCGGCAACtttgaagaaagcctcgatgtccTGAAGATTCTCGAATCGTGAATCTTGCTGGGGTGTCCAGTAGTCACATCGAGAAACTTCTTTTTGTGATCACACAGAGCTTGCAGTGTCAGTGACGGATAACTGTGCCTGTTCACATAGGttgaacgcactttttttgcaGGGCAGCGGATGCTTATGTAGGATCCGTCAATGCAACCGATCGTGTTGGGCACTCCTGACACCTGTGACAGTGAGAGAAAAAGAACACACCTGTAGTGAACTTCTTGAAGTAAATAATCTTAACACTTGATGCAGTAGTTTTGTTGGTCTTAGCGGAGTTAACTTTAGGTGACACAAGTCTTTTACATGCCAGAACTATGGAATCATTGTACGGAACACCACAGCAAAAGGCATTAGAAATTTTAAGTGCCAGGGGTCCCtttcagggtgtctaccaatttcaTATTTCTAAATTCCTTGAATTTCCCAGGTTTTCCATCATGATtcaaagcaaattccatgactgCCACGTTTGCATGGAAAACACTGTACACTGCAAACAAAcccgagtagaaaaaaaaaaccgggcgCTCTATAAAGGTAAACATAATTACCAGACGCACTCAAAATGTTCTCAGGGCATGCGACAATTGTGAAAAAACATGTAAATCTGGCCAAAATAAAACCCCTGAGCTAGGCAGTGAGCAAGTCAGCTGTTTGATGTTCCGAAGAACCAGGAAGAAAACACACAAGTTAAGAGTAACCGCAGATGAAGTTTGAAGGTGTCTGCGATCGTTTGACATCGCAGTCAAAGCTGCTGAGAAACTTAGAAGTGGTGCCATTTGGTGGCATTCGTGTAAAATGAAAACACAGGAGCCTGGCCGGTTCTGCCACTGGAGTAAAATCTATTTTACTATAATGGCTGTAGCCCACGCCGGttaggatgtggattggattTAATTAGATCGACCTGAACTACTGTATTTACTGACTCACCTATTTATATGTAGATTAGATTAGAACTGATTCGACCTAGATTGatgtatttactattgatttgcgCCGCCGCCTAATTTGCACACCTCTAAAGTAtacttttcaacaaaaaaagtaaataactACTACTCGCATATTCTATGTATCTTGCCTTGACAACGAGTAACGACAACGTTGCAAGAACATAGCCATactgcaaaatgtttttttttttttacgacaagCACATGCATTTATCTGGGCTGTCATACTTGAAGTGAAATGAAAGCTGGGGTCAACGTTTAAAGTGCTGACATTTGAATatgtggtggtgagaatgaatttGTCAAGGTGGAACAGTTTCCTTGATTCTATAGATGAATCATGAATGTCCGCATGTTACCTTGATTTACGTACTCTGCTGTAGACGTGACACTGAAAAATAATTGCAGATTTATTTACACAATCTCACAAAACTGAAATTAAAAATTTAGCTGAAGTTACCCAAGTTCTACCCTTGAAACACGAGCTACCAGCATAAGTGTGTAGCTGAAGACGTTTGGTGTTGcaccaccaataataataataataataataataataataataataataatattattattattattattattattattattattattattattattaaaagacATGAGTAGCCCAGCAAGCTTCAGCTGATAGCAGTTCTAGCCTAGAAAAACCAGACGGCCTTCAAGCCGGGCCGAAATCGTGGCATAGACAAAACATGCATAAATCTACAGACGTGAGTCAGATATGCcgtgtgatatgtagaagcaacaggCACCAAAAGAGTGGATATACCAACATGGATGTTAAAGAATGCTTTAGCcaatgtgaaggacaagttgccgaGCAGAAATTTCCTTAGTCTAGTTTATGCCATAGGCTGACATAATTGTGACCAGTACATCGGTGAAACTGGTAAAAGTTAAACAACACAAATATGATACCACAAAACGAGGCGTGGCCTCGACTGCCCTCcctgaacacacggaatcacagaCCACCAAATAGACTTGTAAAACTCTCGAATCCAGATACAGACAACTGTACATACGCTGCACAGGAGTGATGGGAGGCTTCTGACAATGTACTCTCTCTGCTTACGTCACGTATTTAGGCGTACTGAAGTACACTGTGCCTTTTTCATGACTTTTAAACAAGGCTCTCTCCCATATGAGGTACTGAaatgtcagtaaactttgtgttctatgggtccctttcgcgtttacactcagaagcaagagttatgcactgtcctttttttttttcacacaccttccagcagcccactgtagttgcagctgagagactttttaagctttgatgaatggcgatgcttatttttgtgacggtCCCACAGAACTGCTGTCAGTTTTCATGACCTGGCCTGGTTTTTttgaaattccctgacttttccacgtTGGCAGACACCCTGCTTTTATGTGCACTGTAAATGAACAATACATGTTTCACTAGCATTTCTCATTTGATAGTGAGACTGCTTGACAATAACCCCATCTTTCAAGCGCAACTTAGTACCACATCCCCTGTGCCCCAACGGCAGCTTAACCTGCTACAATCAATGTATTATGTGACTATTCTCTAAAGTAAGCTTCAATTAGACAACTCATTTGTTGTGTTTGCC
The sequence above is drawn from the Rhipicephalus microplus isolate Deutch F79 chromosome 3, USDA_Rmic, whole genome shotgun sequence genome and encodes:
- the LOC119163857 gene encoding putative nuclease HARBI1 isoform X2; amino-acid sequence: MAAFAALAELLSSDESTSSSSSSSSDDEDFEERQALCEAFFRETFSESHRERPKILGFIENVARLYTDEQFRQDFRVSRRVAETLIRGFEGSRHYPCSDRGGSPSKTAEEHILVFLWFAANKACLRDVAGRFGMATATAFRVVERTLEYFLDIAEEVISFPGDLDQLSADFEQVSGVPNTIGCIDGSYISIRCPAKKVRSTYVNRHSYPSLTLQALCDHKKKFLDVTTGHPSKIHDSRIFRTSRLSSKLPHVCCSGKYHVLGDAAYPLRDYLITPFRNYGHLDARQRAFNYHFSATRVKIENAFGDLKARFRQLLHLDFLFVDKMNKFIIACCVLHNMCINCGDVDVPPYIDDEHAPWEWEAQPDDVPPNNGPLASTEDALRRQGEEKRERLMQAMRI
- the LOC119169529 gene encoding uncharacterized protein LOC119169529; the protein is MDEHAELTPAVRRLLLGVFRNSGNDLNGATQCDATDALSHTQGAFLGNDSAASTGASPSRACQPGTPARAAGCEWTSGETKLLLDLYASYFPQVGPLKKFRNKKAMFEKIATDINNKLGVMRTGEQCCSRYKTVLKRKNVAAGKNNTSGCSPQEVPYEAELEKIKWLDDSLEPEVVRDASGVVSKKTCPQSSTESVPLAGSSSSTSHSPSSSVGQDDTPDSKRKRPNSARELHLQTFFEKMKELDERRAERKAERDSKREERRLAKTQRREEMHKEKMNLLREIFNLKKNE
- the LOC119163857 gene encoding putative nuclease HARBI1 isoform X1, which translates into the protein MAAFAALAELLSSDESTSSSSSSSSDDEDFEERQALCEAFFRETFSESHRERPKILGFIENVARLYTDEQVSAELPLFIILHEPNFIFLSFPSLQFRQDFRVSRRVAETLIRGFEGSRHYPCSDRGGSPSKTAEEHILVFLWFAANKACLRDVAGRFGMATATAFRVVERTLEYFLDIAEEVISFPGDLDQLSADFEQVSGVPNTIGCIDGSYISIRCPAKKVRSTYVNRHSYPSLTLQALCDHKKKFLDVTTGHPSKIHDSRIFRTSRLSSKLPHVCCSGKYHVLGDAAYPLRDYLITPFRNYGHLDARQRAFNYHFSATRVKIENAFGDLKARFRQLLHLDFLFVDKMNKFIIACCVLHNMCINCGDVDVPPYIDDEHAPWEWEAQPDDVPPNNGPLASTEDALRRQGEEKRERLMQAMRI